The nucleotide window GGGCAGGAATATGGCACATTTGACAAAACCAGCATGGATTTCTATAATGTGTGCAGTCAGTTTGGAACAATACCCAGCACTGACATGCCAATAAATGTTGAGTCTTGCAGTTAGTGAAACTGGGCAGCAACTTGAATGGGCTAACTGCCAAGAAGGTGTAGATGGATTCAGCAAAATTGCCCCTTGGGCAATTCATGGGAGGGAAGGGGATACAGCGGATGATCCTCGTAGGCTTGCAACTACAACTCCTACTTCCTCCCTTGCCAACAAACCCAGCTAACTGCCCTTTTATTATGCTTCAGCTCCTCAAGGTCTCCCTTTGAAGAAGGCACTACTTAAAGATCTCCCATTACTATGTGCTGGCAGCCTTGACCCAAGATTCTGACAGCAGGGCTACCATGACAGTTTGCAGGTACAAAAAACTGCTAGTCTAATTTCTGCAGCACCACTGCTGTTGATGTCTGAAGGATGCACTGCAGATTTCAGCCTGGTAGAATCAGGGGGACCTGAAGAGCCAGTCAAGTCCCATCTGGCCCTATGGAACTGCTGACTCTGGCCTGGCAAATCAGTCTCAGACCAGACAGCTTATTGTCCAGTTACAAGCTAAACTGCTCCCAGACTGCCTGAACCACCAACATCGCTCTAGGCTATGACTCCCATGTATCATGAAAGATTGGGAGGAAGATGCATGGCAGTGCGTGATAGGAAGGCAGGAGCTCCATTGGACCTTGAGACCAAGCATGAAGGCTACAGAGGAAGATCTTCAACCTCATGAGGAAAGTATCCATGGAAGTATTACAGCAGTGAGGGACAGAAAATGGCAAGGTAGCACTGTGAGGAAAGCATGTCTGAGGAAAACCTTAATAGAAGCTGTAGCCAGGAAACATCCCGAACTTGCAAGTGGCTAGTCTTGCAGAGTTTACTCTACATTGATCTTGGGGACAGAGTCCACAGAGACCCCAGGCACCTCCCCAGCCTTGCCCAGAATCTCATTGCTCAGGGGCAAATATCCCCCACCGGGGAGCAATTCAGTGACATGGCAGACGCTTTCACGGTAGCTGGGCTTGAAACTCTCCACGGCATCCTTAGGGACCCCGGCCCACTCCTAGGAAAAGAAACAACATGTTGAGAAAAGCACACCTTTCCCTCCCACTGGGGTTTCCCCACATCACTCCCCTGAAAGTTTCCCAGTTCTATCTGTCCTGTGGGCTAGCAGGTTTTTTCCACACATGCAGGCACTGTTTTCTCTTTGCCTGCCTCCACCTGCTCTGATAACATGGAAAACAGGAGCCTCAGGCTGTGATGAGACCAGTTCAAAGTAATAAGGAGACCCAGGGCCTAACTAGAACAGATACTGAGGATCCTGTGGCTGAAGCTCcccaagtagggttaccagcctccaggtagggcctgagttctcctggaattacaatggttctccagactacagagatcagttcccctggagaaaaaggcaggggggtggggggcatggacTGAACTCCTTCCACTCCCCAAATGCCACTCTCCCTGGGGGTCAacctcaaaatctccaagaactGCCCAATTAGGAGTTGGCAGTCATatattctttctttctaaatTCTCCCCCACCCATACACACATATTGCTGTCATGACATCCATGGTTAGTCAGAGCCTCACATCAGAAACTGTACAATCAACTTAATACTCTTTGAAGCTTAAGCAGGGCAAAGACTTCTGCTCTGGGCCACTATACCaacgggcagggcttttttttccagggaaagagatggtggaactcagtaccacacaatgatgtcactttgagtcagctggaacaagaggagagttttttaaagtttaaattgcccttggtgaaaataatcacatggccagtggccccgccccctggtctccagacagaggggagtttagatcgccctctaaagggtggagggcaatctaaactcccctttgtctggagatcagggggcggggccactggccatgtgaccattttcaagaggcgccagaactccgttccaccgcgttccagctgaaaaaaagccctgctaacaggAAAGGTTCCATGGCAGTGTTTCTTACTGAGAAGTTGCCTTGGTAGGCTGTGAAGAGCTCTTCAAATTTGTTGCTGGGGTTGGGGATTCTGGGCATCAGGACCAGCCATACCCTGTAAGAAGAGAAAGTGGATTAGAGGTGGCACAGCGGTGGGGTTTTCACTATAGAGTTTGCAAGGACCTCTCAGTGCAGTGTCCCAATTTGCAAAGACCTCATCCTACCTACAGGGTCTAATGGAAGGATTATTCCTTAGAGATCTAAAAGTAGTGACTATTCACCAAGAAGCTGCATTACTGATAAATCTAGAGCTCATTCACAAAAATCAGTTTCAGCCATTCAGTAAATAgcaatttgcattttttttcataGGGTCAGATTAGTTTCCAGTCCATGATGGGACGCATGTGGCAAAAGATACTTTCTCacttacaaaaataattttggctGAGTAGCAGAGCAAatgtaggacccccccccctgtgCTAGGCTTCCAGAGGATTCACTGCCTGTAGGGATCTACTTTTTGATCGTGCAGAACAGCACCATCCTGGAGTGTCCTTAGCCCTGAATCTGGTTGGTTTGCTTAGCTCACCTTTCCGTACGCAGCAGGGTAAAGAAGAGCACGATCAGGAGCAAAAGGGAGCAGACTGGAACCAGGACATTCTGCACCCAGAACCACAGGTTCTTTACGTCATCTATAGGACCTGCAAAGTAGAGTAGTTCATAGCTGGGTCTTGGAGAAAGAGGGCTAGTCTCACATGGGGATTTCTTCCTCATGCAATCTCTGAAAGATATAAAGCCTGCTGTGTTGAAGTCAATGATTTCTCTGTACAGCACCTTGCGCCATACCAAATAAATGCCAAAGAGCAGTAGCTGTGGGGCTCCATTCCCCTGAAACTCCATCTAAATCTCTGCTCTAGGGTTCCCCACGTCTtagctctgctcccaccagctcCAAAATCTCTCTAAGTCAAGTGATGATGCAGAAAACACTGGCAGTCTGGCCTTGGAGCAAAATTTCTGGAAGAAACCCTGCACTGGAAGCCACAAGATCCCACTTGAGTCCAGTCCATTCCAGTCAACCATTTTGGCAGTTTACAACACAGTATGTGGTGCTCATTGCCAGCTTCCATGCCTGAGTTAAATGATAGATTGGTATTGTTCCTGTTGCAGCTTATGAGGAGAAGGCCATCCTTGCACACCCACAAAAAGGATCTATAATTCAGGGTCTCAGAGTTGGATCATTAAAAAGCTGCATGCTCTACATAGACCCAGAAGGTGGAGATGATGCTTCTATCAGACAAGTCACTCGTGGTCCATCCACTGTGAAGTTCTTTGGAAGCAACTCCACTTAGTACTTGACATATAGCTAAGGGGGGCTGCAGGAAATGCTGACACAGACACGCTGCAAAAATGCCCCCCCTCCTGTCCTTTTCTGATGGAAGAAACAATCTCTGATGTAGAATAATACTTCCCATCATTTTCAaacctgcatttttaaaaagagtggaAGTGTTCAGAATGCTTAAATATGTACTTGTACAgaacaaacaaagtaaaaacaaGAGAATTTTGTTTAACTGGCAGTAGACTGCTACCATTTTCGACAACCAACTCCTATCAAACTTGACAGGATCAGAATGTGTCAAAACCACATGAGAAAAAGgagcctgcaaagcagcccttcGCAAAGGTCAGCTCGCTTCCTCCTcaaaactcctcctcctcctcctcttgctgtAGCTACCCACACTGGCAACCTCTTATCACCATCTCCTCCACTTCTTAAGTTCCACCCCTTGCCCACGTTCTCAGATTATTCTCTCCTTGTCTGGCTTTCATCCACACAACACTTCCGCACACTGGCTGCACAAGCTCAGTTCCCACTGCTGATTTAAACCAGCCCCAGAGTAGCTGCTACTTGCTGCTGCATTGAGGGCTGAAAGACTGGCTGCAAGGACAGCAGTAGGGAAAGGTAATTAATAGTCCCCAGCAAACTCTCTCAGAGCTGCAAGCAGCCCTGAGATCACCCAGCAAATCCTGTTAGTCAATAACTATTCAGTGCTGTTTGCCTCAACCGGTACCTTAGCAAATCTGTCCTGCATGTGCTTTGACAACAATTGCCTCCCCTACTATACCAATAAAATGTCCCGTGCAATACCATTAAAGTAACTTCAGATTTGGCcattttgagaattagatatattgaggaTGTTAAAATGAAACAGAATAGCGCTGGGGCTAAGAGAATGATCTGTCACTCAGGAGGTCCCCTGATTCAAATGCTGAGATAAACTTCCTAGATGACCTTGAGCAAGCCaagatttcagaattttctgcaaacttgggtctTCCTTTAGGTCTGtgaagaatccccccccccaatctgtctCTAGCTGTCTATTAATCTGCACTCTATGGCAAGGCTCCCCAACATGGTGCTCTTGGGCACCATGATACCTGTCAATACTTCTTCAGGTACCCACTAAGCTTTTCAGAAAATTGGTGGAGCCGTTGTTAGGCAGGGCTTGTTACTGGCTTCCATTATTCAAATAACGGGGGTTTCCACAGCAGCAAAAGCAGTCACTGGAAGACCAGGAGGACTGATCAGCATTACCCCTTCAGGcttcctttctttttattccttATCTTTCTCCCATCCTCCCTCCgggccttttctttgtttctttataTTTCCCTTCTGTGATTCATTGCAAAGCAAGGAGGGAGGTATTCTGTTTGGCTCTgctccctgtggcagccattgtgggtgtggccctgcctcctgtcctgtggcagccattctggGGTGGTATCTCTATGCCATCTAAAAATTCCAGagtgcccgcaggctcaaaaaggttgggggcccATGCTCAATGGCATGGtggagaattagatatatgataggGGGCAGTGCTCTGAGCATTCCCAAGTGTCAAATGTTATTAAGGCCAATCAAAAAATTATAGATGACTATGGAGCATAGTAGCCTTACTGTGCCTTTTAGAAATGGGGCTAAGATATTATTTATACAAATCGTCCCTTGCCCTCCAAAAAAGCCCTTCATACCATTGCTGGTGGTATTTTTTCCCCAAGAGAAAGGGCCAGCTGGCTCACTCCAAAACTCGGTGGTCCCACATTTAATGTTTATCTTACTCCGGACATAGAAGGTATAGACTTTCTCTGGATCCACACTGGGTAAGATGAACTTCATTTCTTCCATTTGTGGTTTCTGGAAGGGAACATGAAAGAGATATGGAAAGCAGCCGCTCTCTCCACCAGTCAGGTTGATAAGTAACTATGTTCCTACCCACCCCTATGCCATTGCTTTATAGGGGAAGCAGCTTACACCCCCGCATGCTCTTCAGCCTTCATTTGCTCTGAATCTGCAGAGCGTTAAGGGAGtacggtcatagatccagaggagttagccgtgttagtctgcagtcgcaaaatagcaaagagtccagtagcacctttaagactaaccaactttattgtagcataagctttcgaaagccacagctctccttgtcagatgAGTAAGGGGCAGTACTGAGGCATCAAAATTGCAGGCCATGTGCTTTACGTGGCACTGCATGATATAAAAGCCCAAACGATGTCCTAGTTAATATGGAACACAGCGATGTGAGAGTTAAACAGAATCCAAGCTTTCTGTGTTTGTTTTGGGGAACACTGAATGGCTGTACTTTTTTTGGAAACACCTAAAGCATAGAAAAAtaacccccgccccccaagcaagcaagaaaacacACTCAGTTGACAATTTGGGCAAAGGTTGAAAAGTGTGGCTATCAATACTCAACTGTGGCCATTCAGTTCAGATAATTAATTCTGAACTTGGCCTCTTGAGCGTGGATCAAAAACTCCACATTACAGAGCCAAGTACAGAAAGAAAATGGTTTTTACAAACTTTTGAGAAAAATCTCAAAAGTAAAGAGAAGGGTGGAACTCAAACCCAAAAATGCTGTATGAGATCTTGTGACactacagggccaagctacacattcaGGATTTTAACAAGTTGGGTCCTCCTGGTTCTCTGGAACCAACTCAAGTTCCCCACAGCCACAAAGCAAGAAATCATTCCCCCTTCAGCACTGTTTCTGTGTGGGAAAATGGctcagagggaaggcaggagcccttcctcctcccGTGGTGGTGTTCCAAACCcacttgggctctcctttattttttaatagccatttctgcagctgctgtgtagTTGTGGGGAACTCAGACCCGACTCGCTAAAAAGctgaatgtgtagtttggccgTATGTTACAAGATTTCAGTGGCAACCTGGACAGAGGTAAATTAAAACAGAAAGTGTAATTTCATTCCTGCTGTCCCCCAtcagttggggtgggggatgatTCAACAAGGAAACCATGTCTAGAAGAACCCTTTGATTATGACCTGGCTCTGGTTTAGAGAGGGAGGTTTGGAGTAGAAAACGTGCACTTGTAACAATGGGAATCCCAGGGACCAGCAGGGGAGAGAGAATGGGATGTCCCCTCCCTTGCAAGTATTCATGGTCCCCTACTCGTTCTGCGTAATAGACAAAACTATTCTGGGAAGTGAATACATTCTGCTACTTTTAAGGATCGGACTCTCTCCCAGGCCAAGATTCTTCCAAACTCTAATTATTCCTTACTAGGCTAGAGTAAAAACAAGTGCAGGAGGAGCCCAGTGCCTTTCTGAAATGCCGCTATCACCGACGCTGGAGTAATTTCAGGCCCAGTTGATTGCCCATGGCAAAGGCTTCCAGCTGCAATGGCAATACTTCCCCCACAACTATTCCCAGCAGGGCAAGGAGGAGAGCAAGTACCTTCCATTCAGTGTCTGCGTTGCTCTTGTACTCCACCATATGTTCCAGACAGAGCAGGTTCTTGTATGTTGAGGCCCAGGTCAGCTGCAGCTGGTTGTTTCTTAAGCTCAGGATGGTGATGTTAATGGGTGGATTGGGTATCACTAGAGGACAGAAAGGTGGAATGAGTCTTGGCTTCTTAAAGCACTTGCGGCCATTCCATCCCCATAACCTAAACCTACTGCAATTTCCATTGCTTTTGCATTTTGTCCGCACTCTCTCCCAAATTGCAGCAGATTAAAAATGTGAGTTTTCACATGACATTGCCGTGCTTccatcattttttttatttttccttggctctgctgtaggtagggttgcctattctgggttgggaattcctggatatttggcggtggagaTTGGGGAGGGCATTGTTTACGAATGAGAAAGACTtcaacagagtataatgccacagagtccatcctctaaagcagccatgttctccaggagaactgatctctgtagtctggattgtaattctgggagaacagaATCAGGCCccatctagaggttggcaaccctagagatgaCAGATCTGGGGGTGGGCTGCTCTGCCCAGGACTGTAGTTTGGGCCTAGTTCTTCTCATCAAAACAGCAGGTGAAGTAGTACAGTTGTTTCTGGGTTGTACCGCTTCAGGCTGAAGATGGAGCTCAGATTTTCAAATGCTCCTGCATAGCAAAACAGATTCCTACACAAAGAAACCTGATGTGTCAGAAAGAGTCCCTTCTTCCCCACAAAAACGAGCTTTTTACCTGCCCGATAATTGTTTTGTATGAAGGAACATTTGATcacctgagcaccacttgcaatcTGAAGAAGTACAGCAGCGAGTTGCCTTGAATGCATGAACACAAGAGGCTGCTTTATACTGATTCAGAccgtcagtattgtctgctcagactggcagcagctttccagagtttcaggtagaggcctttcacatcacctactacctgatcctttataACTGGAGATGCAGAGTATtgaccctgggaccttctgcatgccaagcagatgctctgtccttCAGCCACGgacctcccctccctgcctcctcctcagCTGTTGTTTGTGAGAAGGAGACTTGGGCTGGGCCACCATTCCTTGCTGAATTTTATTTGTCTTTTCTTAGAGGCCTTATAAAAATAGACCTTCACAGTATAGACAGGAGGGGTAGCTCTGACGCTGTTTCATTTCTGGTCACGGTTTAGCGCTCCATCTCtgatttgtatatattttttcaactAGTTACATTTCTTCAAAATAGATTTTGGATTGGATTGGTTTGGCACTCTTGTCCATTTGCATTTTAGATCGATGGGCAAAGGCAAAACTATTACCTGCCCATACCTGTCATGGAATTTTGTCTGTCAACCAGCATCTCCAGCAGCAATGAGCTACTGCCCCTCGGCTGCTGCTTGTGCTGGAGGCCTACCCTAGAGTGGGAATCCAAAAGGGTCAGGTGGCAACTAAGCTTTATGGGGATATTTCTGTCAGGGGAATAGTGGGGCTTTTAAGACATGCGGAAGAGCTCGCACCGTTGGCAGTGGGCACCAGTAGAGAAGGGCCATGACTTTGGTCTCATTCCTCTTGTGCTGTGGGCAATGCTGGGGTTTGGTCCTCTAGGACACCATACCTAGGTTTTGCAGATACATGGTGAGTCTGATGCCCCCGTTGCTTGTATTGACATAAATGTTGAAGGAATAATCCAAATCAATCTGGCTGCTGTTGAACCAGCATCCTGTGTTGACACCATCACTTTGGAGGTAATGCTGACACTCTACCATGGGATTGTTTGCATAcctaagcaaaacaaaaaacaaaaaaagaggatTGAGGTGTGTCTTCCTATGTTGttattgggagccagtgtagatcaCCATCCATAGGGAAGTCGTCTTgccctgggaggctgcagcttccAAGCAGCCTCCAAGGGGAGCTCTACATTGAACAGGGCAAGGGGTGCATCACTTACTGAGCCCGCAGGCATTTTTGAATTTTAACAAAGGATAGTGGacaccatcacaaaatggctggcaTGGGGGTGGTACGGCCGGACacagaatgctgctgcttctgttaCTCCCTGAATCTCGACAGATGCAGATTCTTCAACCATAGCAGTGCTATGTCGGCAGGTTTTCAAGCCCATGAGACAATCTGTGTCTCTGGCTAAGCTGCATGCACATGGCTGTGATGTACCTGTTTGATATGaaattagtttcaggtaggtagtcatgttggcctgcaacagaacagcaagatttggcagggctggatcgagggggggcagggggggtagtctgcctccggcgccgccagggagggggcgccgggagcagctgccagctgccggagcgcacaggcggcagcatggacagcctcgcagccccccgcactgcttttcgcctgccccgcaggacagggggcagccagcttgccgcgcaccccctgtcctgcagggcaggcaaagggcagcgtggccacccatgccattcgcctgccccgcaggagagggggcagccggccgccccctgccctgcggggcaggcgaaaggcagcatgggggggctgcgaggccacccgcgccattcacctgtggagaagtgaatggcgcgggcggcttcccagccccgcacactgcctccggcgccccgcgtgatgacatcaccaaaatgatgtcatcacaccatgccAGGAGTGCACGTGCGCGCAGCCCACGCAaggccagactagggttgccctgggcgccagcaaccctagatccagcgctgggatttgggtccagtggcacctgaacaagatgttcaggatttggtccaggagcactttaaagaccaactagattttcagggtatcagctttcaagagtcagagctccctttgtctttcaaaagctcattccctggaaatatCATtgtcctttaaggtgctacttgacccaAAACTTGCCTTTCTTTCTActaaagaccaacatggctacttgcctgcaagattttcagggtataagctttctggagtcagagctcccttcttctcactatatccgaagaagggagctctgactcttgaaagcttatactctgaaaatcttcttgatctctaaggtaccactggacccaaatcctgctgttctgtctGATATGAGTGCAGCCCTTTGGGAGTCAGTCAGCTGGCAAGGAGCACAATGAAGCTCCCTGGGTTGTTTTTTTCTGCTCAGTTCCAAGCCCATTTGTATTTTATCCTCAGGATTTAACAAACAAGCGCCAGAATGAATACTGGGAAATGTGCTGTTCACAGGAAACATCCCAGTACTAGGCTAAACCTGAGGACAAAACAACACAAATGACTTTCAACAGGTCAGAATCTTTCTCACTGCCAGATGGagcaatttagaaaaaaatgctCTGGTTACTGCCATAAGCCAATATTCCAATTGATCTAAGAAGATTTCCAACAGTTGGGTAACTCTCACAGCAGAAGGCATTTGGAAAGGTGTAGATTCTCCAATTGTAGCAGTAGCAAGAAGGGAGAAACTCTACCTGTTGTTGCTTTGTTGGATATAGCAACCATACCAGGTAcccttttattttctccttccctttcctgggTAAAAAAAATGCTGAGCCCACCCACCTTCATCAACAATGATCACAGCCACTAAGGATCCCACCTTATGATCTCTGGACCTTTGTGATCTACAGGTGCCTGGCACATTCCATTCAAAGGCTGCCATCTTTCTCCAGAGGTCACCTGTACCAATGGCATCCCTTGAGTTATAGGGGAGGCTCAAACCCAGATAGGCAAGTGTGGTCGGTGGTTTTCCTCACTGTTGCTTGGTCTCCAATGAAGCCTGCCCCATGACCACAAGAATGCAGCAAAGGTGGGGATTGCCGCACTGGGGAAGAAGGAGTCCCAAAGGATGGGCAAGGGAGATGCGGACCCAAggacaaaatggcaaaagggacaTACCAGTAGTACATGTAGTAATTGACAGCTGGTTTCTGGCTTCTGTCCCACTCACAAGTCATGTAGTCCTCATTAaagactgtgcacttcacatctggGAAAGAGAGCCCCACAGGCTTGAGTGAGCCCCCAAGGACACACATCCTGGATAACTCATCCTATGCTTTATCCATTTTAATCCTATCTGGCTCTGGACGCAGCAACCACAAAGGCAGAGGAAGTTGTTCATTTTTTAGAATAATTCAACCTTCAACACTCAGGACTACCTAATGGTGAGGGGTAACTCAACAGCATGCTggctccccacctccacccctgccccagtTCCAAAGTGGCTGCGCTTCCTCAGGCTACCCAGTTGGAAACTACCACTGACAAGAGCTTGCCCGCCATTTTGTTGAAAGCCTCAACAGGGAGattcctgtcctctccaggcagCTCGCAGCATTAATTGGCCTTCTAACAAAAGGCAGTTAATTTTAATATTGTTGTATCATAGAGGAAGCCCTAGACTGAGTCAGCCCAActcaggaagaaataaagaaaacaagTTTGTGTCAGCTCAGACATTTCCAATGctcgcattttttaaaaaacatgccgATTGTTTTGGTATCCCTTTTCCTCAGTGGTCAGAGAAGCAGGTCAGAGATGGCAGCAAAAAGGCCTGCAGTTCTGCAGCAAGGAGATGGCAATATTTTCTTGGGGCCTCTTGGTTTGATTTATTAGACTTTTAACCCGCCTTTCCCACAAGCGGGCccagggcaggtaacaacatcAAATCCACATACAATAAAAGATCAAAGCATACAAAACACGCAATAAAATACATCAAGTATGGCGCAAATACAGATTAAAACGAATCCACGTTGTAGCGCTCAGTATTACACAGTTATGGGGTGGGAGACAGCAAAAATGGACAAGCAAAAACAAACTAGCAAAAACTGGctgggagggggtctcaaagagcATTCCCCAAGCTGGCAATGTTAAGGTCTGGGGAGGGGCTGCGGTGCTGGTAGAACCTCTGCTTActgtacagaaggtcccaggttcagtccccagcatctccagttaaaaacaggatcagatagtaggtaatgtgaaagccCCACCTGAGCCCCCAGAGACTTACGTGCGCTCTGAGCAGATGGATGGTCCGATTCAGTATGtggcagcttcgtgtgtttaTGTGTAGCCACTTGGGTCAATGCACACATGAATGCAAAGAAAGCCATTTATTTCTGCAGCTGCACAGGCCCAAGTCTGGGAATTTGTGGATGTCTCAGATGGAAGGCCAGAAGCTCTTGCCTGGTGAGGTTCCTTTCTCCTTACCCTTTTGCCTTCCCTGTGAgttggatgggggtggggggtggaattacCTTGAAGCTTAGTGATGGCTGCGG belongs to Eublepharis macularius isolate TG4126 chromosome 13, MPM_Emac_v1.0, whole genome shotgun sequence and includes:
- the IL2RG gene encoding LOW QUALITY PROTEIN: cytokine receptor common subunit gamma (The sequence of the model RefSeq protein was modified relative to this genomic sequence to represent the inferred CDS: substituted 1 base at 1 genomic stop codon), producing MTSGSXVFLGPASASKPHPACMTLDSEHEALQCTSLLSCHAGIATRAMDICTEPRVFLVLALLFLGPGKRTAAITKLQDVKCTVFNEDYMTCEWDRSQKPAVNYYMYYWYANNPMVECQHYLQSDGVNTGCWFNSSQIDLDYSFNIYVNTSNGGIRLTMYLQNLVIPNPPINITILSLRNNQLQLTWASTYKNLLCLEHMVEYKSNADTEWKKPQMEEMKFILPSVDPEKVYTFYVRSKINIKCGTTEFWSEPAGPFSWGKNTTSNGPIDDVKNLWFWVQNVLVPVCSLLLLIVLFFTLLRTERVWLVLMPRIPNPSNKFEELFTAYQGNFSEWAGVPKDAVESFKPSYRESVCHVTELLPGGGYLPLSNEILGKAGEVPGVSVDSVPKINVE